GTCAGAATCAGGAAACCAGTGTGAACGGATTAAAATTTGTTTCCCGGTCGTAATAATCCTCCCGCTCGGTTGCTTTCAAAAAATTGACCGCCCGGTAGGTGAGGGGGGTTAAAACAACCTCGATGATCACTTTGAAAATGTAGTTGGAAACAATCAACGTGAGGGCAATGGACCAGGGGAATACGCCCAGCGCGGTGGCAATCACAATAAAGAGAATGGTGTCAATCCCCTCGCCCACCAGGGTGCTGCCGATGGTCCTGGTCCACAACCAGCGGCCCTCGGTGGCTACTTTCATTTTGGCCAGAACGTAACTGTTGGAAAACTCCCCGGCAAAGTAAGCCACCAGGCTGGCTATCACAATCCCGCCCGTGGCCACGCCGCCCAATATAACCCGGTATGCTTCCTGCCCGGCATATTCTTGCCAGGTAATCTCGCCGGGCATCAGGCCAATGAGCCAAAAACAAAAGGCCATCAAGGCCGCAGCTATAAAACCGGCCCAAATCACCCGGCGCGACCTTTTGTAGCCATACACCTCGGTCAAGATGTCGCCAAAAATGTAGCTAATGGGAAAAAGCAGCGTGCCGGCGTCAAAGGCCAGGGGCAACCCAAAGATGCTTACGCCCCAATCAATGATTTTGGCGGACGAGGCGATGTTGCTAATCAGCAGCACCGCCACAAAAAAAGCAACAATAAAATCATAATATTTATAGGTTCGAGTGGCGCCAGTTGTTGAAGCCATTAGCAAATCCTCCTATTCCTGAACCACTGCCTCCACTTCCGGCGCGGTCACCCGGCCAGGGTCGCCGTCTGAAACGTAATATGCCTGCGGATTCTGTTCAAAGTGGGTGAGCCAGTGGTTCAGGGCGTCTGCGGTGACTTCCAGCCGGGCTACGCGATAGGGATTAAAGGCGCTATCAAAGGGGGAGACGCCGGGGCCGCCCCAGGCCGCGGCGTTGCCGGTGTAGGTGTAGGCGTAATCGCCCCACTGACCCGCTTTGAGAAAGTCCATTGTGTAGGGAAATTCGCCATAAGGCACGGATAAACTTTGCACTT
This region of Anaerolineae bacterium genomic DNA includes:
- a CDS encoding queuosine precursor transporter: MASTTGATRTYKYYDFIVAFFVAVLLISNIASSAKIIDWGVSIFGLPLAFDAGTLLFPISYIFGDILTEVYGYKRSRRVIWAGFIAAALMAFCFWLIGLMPGEITWQEYAGQEAYRVILGGVATGGIVIASLVAYFAGEFSNSYVLAKMKVATEGRWLWTRTIGSTLVGEGIDTILFIVIATALGVFPWSIALTLIVSNYIFKVIIEVVLTPLTYRAVNFLKATEREDYYDRETNFNPFTLVS